One stretch of Tenrec ecaudatus isolate mTenEca1 chromosome 18, mTenEca1.hap1, whole genome shotgun sequence DNA includes these proteins:
- the KLK6 gene encoding kallikrein-6 translates to MVMKTLILTLVLVAAAGAEEKNKLMQGTSCDKSSHPYQAALYHSGQLFCGGVLIHPEWVLTAAHCKKPNLQVFLGKHNLHKTESSQEQIAVVQTVTHPGYTAATHDQDIMLLRLARPAHLSNLIKPLTLERDCSSRRTSCQILGWGKTADGNFPDTIQCANVNMVPQEECERAYPGQITPNMVCAGDEKYGRDSCQGDSGGPLVCGDRLRGLISWGNVPCGSKEKPGVYTNVCRYFNWIQNTIKSRRRYQETSQC, encoded by the exons ATGGTTATGAAGACGCTGATTCTAACACTGGTTCTGGTCGCAGCAG CTGGGGCAGAGGAGAAGAACAAGTTGATGCAAGGGACATCTTGTGACAAGAGCTCTCACCCCTATCAAGCGGCCCTCTACCACTCAGGCCAGTTGTTCTGCGGAGGCGTCCTCATACACCCAGAGTGGGTGCTCACCGCTGCTCACTGCAAGAAACC GAATCTTCAGGTCTTCCTGGGAAAGCACAACCTTCACAAGACTGAGAGCTCCCAGGAGCAAATCGCTGTTGTCCAAACCGTGACCCACCCGGGCTACACTGCAGCCACCCACGACCAGGACATCATGCTGTTACGCTTGGCACGACCAGCCCATCTCTCAAACCTCATCAAGCCCCTTACCCTGGAGAGGGATTGCTCCTCCAGAAGAACCAGCTGCCAGATTCTAGGCTGGGGGAAGACAGCCGATG GGAATTTCCCTGACACCATCCAGTGCGCCAACGTCAACATGGTGCCTCAGGAAGAGTGTGAGCGTGCCTACCCGGGCCAGATCACCCCAAACATGGTGTGCGCCGGGGACGAGAAGTACGGGAGAGATTCCTGCCAG GGTGACTCCGGGGGTCCCCTGGTGTGTGGAGACCGTCTCCGAGGCCTTATTTCCTGGGGCAACGTCCCCTGTGGGTCAAAAGAGAAACCAGGAGTCTACACCAACGTCTGCCGCTATTTCAATTGGATCCAAAACACCATCAAGAGCAGGAGACGCTACCAGGAAACATCCCAATGTTGA